From Streptomyces chrestomyceticus JCM 4735, one genomic window encodes:
- a CDS encoding ABC transporter ATP-binding protein codes for MLDLVNVTKVYKGGKRAVDDMTMSLQPGMLGLLGPNGAGKSSLMRITATVTRPTSGTVRFHGEDAVAKPNVLRRKLGYLPQDFGVYPNLTSREFLMYLAAAKGVSARSAKARIDELLELVNLTEAVKRPLGKYSGGMLRRVGIAQVLLADPEVIIVDEPTAGLDPEERVRFRNLLSDLAADKVVMLSTHIVSDVESVASDIAVVANGRLQRRGTPEELLRSVEGHVWEVLVDPASVPTVQTQYIVSRMVRTTEGVRIRLLAPEAPYDGAVRLTPDLEDAYLAIIRGASGGESAQRFGAGPIHAGTV; via the coding sequence ATGCTCGACCTCGTCAACGTCACCAAGGTCTACAAGGGCGGCAAGCGTGCCGTCGACGACATGACCATGAGCCTTCAGCCGGGGATGCTGGGTCTGCTCGGCCCCAACGGCGCCGGCAAGTCGTCCCTGATGCGGATCACCGCCACGGTCACCCGCCCCACCTCCGGCACCGTCCGCTTCCACGGCGAGGACGCGGTGGCCAAGCCCAACGTGCTGCGCCGCAAGCTCGGCTACCTGCCGCAGGACTTCGGCGTCTACCCGAACCTGACCTCCCGCGAGTTCCTGATGTACCTCGCGGCGGCCAAGGGCGTGTCCGCCAGGTCGGCCAAGGCCCGGATCGACGAACTGCTGGAGCTGGTCAACCTCACCGAGGCGGTCAAGCGCCCGCTGGGCAAGTACTCCGGCGGCATGCTGCGCCGGGTGGGCATCGCCCAGGTGCTGCTCGCCGACCCCGAGGTGATCATCGTCGACGAGCCCACGGCGGGCCTGGACCCCGAGGAACGCGTCCGCTTCCGCAACCTGCTCAGCGACCTGGCCGCGGACAAGGTCGTGATGCTCTCCACCCACATCGTCTCCGACGTCGAGTCGGTGGCCTCCGACATCGCGGTGGTCGCCAACGGACGCCTGCAGCGCCGCGGCACCCCCGAGGAACTGCTGCGCTCGGTGGAAGGACACGTCTGGGAGGTGCTGGTCGACCCCGCGTCCGTACCGACGGTGCAGACCCAGTACATCGTCAGCCGCATGGTGCGCACCACCGAGGGCGTCCGCATCCGCCTGCTGGCCCCCGAGGCCCCCTACGACGGCGCGGTGCGGCTGACCCCCGACCTGGAGGACGCCTACCTCGCCATCATCCGCGGCGCGTCCGGCGGCGAGTCCGCGCAGCGCTTCGGCGCCGGCCCGATCCACGCCGGGACGGTGTGA
- a CDS encoding sensor histidine kinase codes for MDNQEHPDSGASGRRRSRWIAAAVALVLAPAVAAPPSAWTVAVMAALALAVAMLAWPAGRLDRAAGGIAVLSPVADAAYFGPPGLVLLWFPVEAAALLVLLYRVVRHVPPPRAAVAGALTGAAFLALPLRFTLHAPQTGLKESVFVVALALFPAAAATGVGLYLRSLDNRRARAVALARREQRLEVARDLHDFVAHEVTGIVLEAQAGQLEADGSGPEEHRALLLRIEQAGLRALDSMDQTVQALREADGRKWDEPPPTRLYGLADLPELVGRFSSMAASEVDLSLEDDIAGTLAREAEDTAYRVVLEALTNIRRHAPQAARVEVFAGRTADRAVEIAVADDAGPSAPAPTRHGGGTGLAGLAERVSALGGTLEAGPHEKGWRVRCVLPAPAMR; via the coding sequence ATGGACAACCAGGAACACCCCGATTCCGGCGCGAGCGGCCGGCGCCGGAGCCGCTGGATCGCGGCGGCCGTGGCGCTGGTCCTCGCGCCCGCCGTCGCCGCGCCCCCCTCCGCCTGGACCGTCGCGGTCATGGCCGCGCTCGCGCTGGCCGTCGCGATGCTGGCCTGGCCCGCCGGCCGCCTGGACCGGGCGGCGGGCGGCATCGCGGTCCTCTCTCCCGTGGCGGACGCCGCCTACTTCGGGCCGCCCGGACTCGTCCTCCTGTGGTTCCCCGTCGAAGCCGCCGCGCTGCTCGTCCTCCTGTACCGCGTGGTCCGCCATGTCCCGCCGCCCCGCGCGGCCGTGGCCGGCGCGCTGACCGGCGCCGCCTTCCTCGCCCTGCCGCTGCGCTTCACCCTCCACGCACCCCAGACGGGCCTGAAGGAATCGGTGTTCGTCGTCGCGCTGGCCCTCTTCCCGGCCGCCGCCGCCACCGGCGTCGGCCTGTACCTGCGGTCCCTGGACAACCGCCGGGCCCGCGCGGTCGCCCTGGCCCGCCGCGAACAGCGCCTCGAAGTGGCCCGCGACCTGCACGACTTCGTCGCCCACGAGGTGACCGGCATCGTCCTGGAGGCCCAAGCCGGACAACTGGAGGCGGACGGGTCCGGGCCGGAGGAACACCGCGCCCTCCTCCTCCGCATCGAACAGGCCGGACTGCGGGCGCTGGACTCCATGGACCAGACCGTGCAGGCCCTGCGCGAGGCGGACGGCCGCAAGTGGGACGAGCCCCCGCCGACCCGCCTCTACGGCCTGGCTGACCTCCCCGAACTCGTCGGCCGCTTCTCCTCCATGGCCGCCTCCGAGGTGGACCTCTCCCTGGAGGACGACATCGCCGGCACCCTCGCCCGCGAGGCCGAGGACACCGCCTACCGTGTGGTGCTGGAGGCCCTGACCAACATCCGGCGGCACGCCCCGCAGGCCGCCCGGGTCGAGGTCTTCGCCGGCCGGACCGCCGACCGCGCCGTCGAGATAGCCGTCGCCGACGACGCCGGGCCGAGCGCCCCCGCCCCCACCCGCCACGGCGGCGGCACCGGCCTGGCCGGCCTCGCCGAACGCGTCAGCGCCCTCGGCGGCACCCTGGAGGCCGGCCCGCACGAGAAGGGCTGGCGGGTGCGCTGCGTCCTGCCGGCACCGGCGATGCGCTGA
- a CDS encoding response regulator — MTIRLLIADDQEMVRRGMRRIVESQPDMEVVGEATNGVDAVELARSLRPDVALVDIRMPRMDGLEVTRLLADPAAAHPVRVVVVTTFDLDEYVYPALRFGASGFLLKRSGPTLLVEAVRAAMAGDSLISPSITVRLLQHVTGSGTKRRPRESVLTEREAEIAGKVAEGKTNADIADELFISAGTVKTHIASIQRKLQVRNRVGVAVRAWEMGFATGRTPG; from the coding sequence GTGACTATTCGCTTACTGATCGCCGACGACCAGGAAATGGTCCGCCGCGGAATGCGCCGCATCGTGGAGAGCCAGCCGGACATGGAAGTGGTCGGCGAGGCGACCAACGGCGTGGACGCGGTCGAACTGGCCCGCTCCCTGCGACCGGACGTGGCGCTCGTGGACATCCGCATGCCGCGCATGGACGGCCTGGAAGTCACCCGGCTGCTGGCCGACCCCGCCGCCGCGCACCCCGTCCGTGTCGTCGTCGTGACCACCTTCGACCTGGACGAATACGTCTATCCCGCGCTGCGTTTCGGCGCCTCCGGGTTCCTGCTCAAACGCTCCGGCCCGACGCTGCTGGTGGAAGCCGTCCGCGCCGCCATGGCCGGGGACAGCCTGATCAGCCCGTCCATCACCGTGCGGCTGCTGCAGCACGTCACCGGCTCCGGCACCAAGCGCCGCCCGCGCGAGAGCGTCCTCACCGAACGCGAGGCGGAGATCGCCGGAAAGGTGGCCGAGGGCAAGACCAACGCCGATATCGCCGACGAACTGTTCATCTCGGCCGGCACGGTCAAGACACACATCGCGAGCATCCAGCGGAAACTCCAGGTGCGCAATCGCGTCGGAGTGGCCGTCCGCGCCTGGGAGATGGGATTCGCCACCGGGCGGACACCTGGCTGA
- a CDS encoding MbtH family protein: MGTNPFDDPDGTYLVLVNDEHQHSLWPAFADVPQGWTVALTESDRRTALDYVTAHWTDMRPRSLATAMGDA, encoded by the coding sequence GTGGGCACGAACCCGTTCGACGACCCGGACGGCACTTACCTGGTGCTGGTCAACGACGAGCACCAGCACTCGCTGTGGCCGGCGTTCGCCGACGTACCGCAGGGCTGGACGGTCGCCCTGACCGAAAGCGACCGCCGGACCGCCCTGGACTACGTCACCGCGCACTGGACCGACATGCGTCCGCGCAGCCTCGCGACGGCGATGGGCGACGCGTAA
- a CDS encoding ArsR/SmtB family transcription factor has translation MLATLGPMAETAFALYLFGRNGDIAFHQWRRSVRAGLGKDAARYTALSQQFRTLYELPVAFADAFTQSTDPTHDASTDVRRSTELLADLCQVAVLPHWPMIRSNLDGAREAWGRVAIAHGVERLLSSIHPKVRWRSPVLEIRHGQKRDIHLDGRGLLLCPSFFLSEQSCAFLDAVGENGVPALVFPVKATAKGDFWGPAEHDEQALGALVGHTRAAALEALAEGCSTGELADRLGISLAGASKHAAVLRRSGLVTTSRNRNTALHALTPLGKALLRSCEPFVAPAPRALSPGVPQQRVRPLRLGGVGAGVARQAV, from the coding sequence ATGCTGGCGACCCTCGGCCCGATGGCCGAGACCGCGTTCGCGCTGTATCTCTTCGGACGCAACGGCGACATCGCCTTCCACCAGTGGCGCCGCAGCGTCCGCGCCGGGCTGGGCAAGGACGCGGCCCGCTACACCGCCCTGTCCCAGCAGTTCAGAACGCTGTACGAACTGCCTGTGGCGTTCGCCGACGCCTTCACGCAGAGCACCGACCCCACCCACGACGCGTCCACCGACGTCCGCCGCAGCACCGAACTGCTCGCCGACCTCTGCCAGGTGGCCGTCCTGCCGCACTGGCCGATGATCCGCAGCAACCTCGACGGCGCCCGGGAGGCATGGGGCCGGGTCGCCATCGCGCACGGCGTGGAGCGGCTGCTCAGCTCCATCCACCCCAAGGTCCGCTGGCGCTCCCCGGTCCTGGAGATCCGGCACGGCCAGAAGCGGGACATCCACCTGGACGGACGCGGACTGCTGCTGTGCCCGTCCTTCTTCCTGTCCGAGCAGTCCTGCGCGTTCCTGGACGCGGTGGGGGAGAACGGCGTACCCGCCCTCGTCTTCCCGGTGAAGGCCACCGCCAAGGGTGACTTCTGGGGCCCCGCCGAGCACGACGAGCAGGCGCTGGGCGCCCTGGTCGGACACACCAGGGCGGCGGCGCTGGAAGCGCTCGCCGAGGGATGCTCCACGGGCGAACTCGCCGACCGGTTAGGGATATCGCTGGCCGGCGCGAGCAAGCACGCGGCCGTACTGCGCCGCTCCGGCCTGGTCACCACCTCGCGGAACCGCAACACGGCGCTGCACGCGCTGACCCCCCTCGGCAAGGCACTGCTGCGCAGTTGCGAGCCCTTCGTCGCGCCGGCCCCGCGGGCCTTATCCCCTGGCGTGCCCCAGCAGCGCGTACGCCCCCTGCGGCTCGGCGGCGTCGGGGCCGGCGTCGCCCGCCAGGCGGTGTGA
- the mppR gene encoding enduracididine biosynthesis enzyme MppR codes for MTTTTGNSTPRTHTGPGGAGPVGYSLPLSPTGASSMLTPPPWHFSGEVVMVEYRVDPDAARRFLPPGLTPGADPGAAAAVFATWQWCSADGAELADPGRCQFGEFLILLSCEFEGRPMARCPYAWVDQAVPMMRGWVQGMPKQFGTIHQSRPVTVGRAGSRLEPGGRFDGALSVHGRRAVEASVTLERSGDRAPALHDVPLAHTLTFPEWVPSADGPRARLVASEVSDVEFSRIWSGSGNLSFLDGGLGDDFASLVPLEVGDGHVFAYGETLHGGRLLTD; via the coding sequence GTGACGACCACCACCGGGAACAGCACCCCCCGCACGCACACCGGGCCGGGGGGCGCCGGGCCCGTCGGATACAGCCTGCCGCTCTCGCCCACGGGCGCGTCGTCGATGCTCACCCCGCCGCCGTGGCACTTCTCCGGCGAGGTCGTCATGGTCGAGTACCGGGTCGACCCGGACGCCGCCCGCCGGTTCCTGCCGCCGGGCCTGACGCCGGGCGCCGACCCGGGCGCCGCGGCGGCGGTGTTCGCCACCTGGCAGTGGTGCTCGGCGGACGGCGCCGAGCTGGCCGACCCCGGGCGCTGCCAGTTCGGGGAGTTCCTGATCCTGCTGAGCTGCGAGTTCGAGGGCCGCCCCATGGCCCGCTGCCCGTACGCCTGGGTCGACCAGGCCGTGCCCATGATGCGCGGCTGGGTCCAGGGAATGCCCAAGCAGTTCGGCACGATCCACCAGAGCCGTCCGGTGACGGTCGGCAGGGCGGGCTCCCGGCTGGAGCCCGGCGGCCGGTTCGACGGCGCGCTGTCCGTCCACGGGCGGCGGGCCGTGGAGGCATCGGTGACCCTGGAGCGCTCGGGCGACCGGGCCCCGGCGCTGCACGACGTTCCCCTCGCGCACACCCTGACCTTCCCCGAGTGGGTCCCGTCGGCCGACGGCCCGCGCGCCCGGCTGGTCGCCTCGGAGGTCAGTGACGTCGAGTTTTCCCGGATCTGGTCCGGATCCGGAAACCTCTCCTTCCTCGATGGTGGTCTTGGGGATGATTTCGCTTCACTCGTACCGTTGGAGGTAGGAGATGGACATGTGTTCGCGTACGGAGAGACCCTCCACGGCGGACGCCTGCTTACCGACTGA
- the mppQ gene encoding enduracididine biosynthesis enzyme MppQ, giving the protein MTASVADGAAPPHGFAGPLSHTRRWHAGVVQEAAPAGVLDLGPGYIEPALLPVDLMRDAYAGALEEYGAAALGYGHDPGAEPLRAELAARAAAAGGHPCGPDQVVLTSGTSQALYLLATSFAAPGDTVLAEELCYDLGQRIFRDCGLRVRTVATDGSGMLPEALDHALAAVRREGGRTAFLYLTPTHHNPLGRTVPTERRRRLVEVAARHDTLILEDDAYAELALTDGWTPPPSLAALAGYRGVVRLCSFSKTLGPGLRLGWLLADAEVAARLSGHGLFVSGGSLNHTTSLAVGHLLATGAYDRHLDAFRTRLRARRDALVDTLRAALGDRVRLRTPEGGFFLWLESTAGPTEEALLDRAAAAHVRVAAGSRFGTTQGPSVRLAFSFNPPAALERAARRLAAAWTGTAPPPQIGEST; this is encoded by the coding sequence TTGACGGCCTCCGTCGCGGACGGGGCGGCACCACCCCACGGCTTCGCGGGCCCGCTGTCGCACACGCGGCGGTGGCACGCGGGAGTCGTGCAGGAGGCCGCCCCGGCCGGGGTCCTCGACCTCGGTCCCGGATACATCGAGCCCGCCCTGCTGCCCGTGGACCTCATGCGGGACGCGTACGCGGGCGCGCTGGAGGAGTACGGTGCCGCGGCGCTCGGCTACGGCCACGACCCGGGCGCCGAACCGTTGCGCGCCGAGCTGGCCGCCCGCGCGGCGGCGGCCGGCGGGCACCCCTGCGGGCCGGACCAGGTGGTCCTCACCTCGGGAACGTCCCAGGCCCTGTACCTGCTGGCGACATCGTTCGCGGCACCCGGCGACACAGTGCTGGCGGAGGAGCTCTGTTACGACCTGGGTCAGCGGATCTTCAGGGACTGCGGCCTGCGGGTGCGCACGGTCGCCACGGACGGGTCCGGGATGCTGCCCGAAGCCCTGGACCACGCCCTGGCGGCCGTACGACGGGAAGGCGGCCGGACCGCTTTCCTCTACCTCACCCCCACCCACCACAACCCCCTCGGGCGCACCGTGCCGACGGAGCGCCGGCGGCGGCTCGTCGAGGTGGCGGCCCGGCACGACACACTGATCCTGGAGGACGACGCCTACGCGGAACTCGCCCTGACCGACGGCTGGACCCCGCCGCCCTCGCTCGCCGCCCTGGCCGGCTACCGGGGCGTGGTACGGCTGTGCAGCTTCTCCAAGACCCTGGGCCCCGGGCTGCGGCTGGGGTGGCTGCTGGCCGACGCCGAGGTGGCGGCCCGGCTCTCCGGGCACGGGCTGTTCGTCAGCGGCGGCTCCCTCAACCACACCACCTCGCTGGCCGTGGGCCATCTGCTGGCCACCGGCGCCTACGACCGGCACCTCGACGCGTTCCGTACCCGGCTGCGGGCCCGCCGGGACGCGCTCGTGGACACCCTGCGCGCCGCCCTGGGCGACCGGGTGCGGTTGCGTACCCCGGAAGGCGGCTTCTTCCTCTGGCTGGAGTCCACGGCCGGACCCACCGAGGAGGCGCTGCTCGACCGCGCCGCCGCGGCGCACGTGCGGGTCGCCGCCGGCTCCCGTTTCGGCACCACCCAGGGGCCCAGTGTGCGCCTGGCGTTCAGTTTCAACCCCCCGGCGGCGCTGGAGCGGGCCGCGCGGCGGCTGGCCGCCGCCTGGACCGGCACCGCGCCGCCCCCTCAGATCGGAGAGAGCACGTGA
- the mppP gene encoding enduracididine biosynthesis enzyme MppP produces the protein MLRDKTDVRAPGGDSGNLTQLEFLALNSEFNIADGHARQALTAGQSKIVEDLPLLFAEGEKRPVEELETEAHAAFFTALGQHSYPATPGRVLSCYSSSVAMEILSRALGESVESVALVHPTFDNIADLLRGNGLKLVPLEEDPLHGADLDPALLKSVGCVFITTPNNPTGRVVSKERLTRLAEQCAEYGVVLALDTSFRGFDTRAQYDHYEVLNASGARWVVIEDTGKLWPTLDLKVGMLVHAENLGLPVEKIYSDILLGVSPLILAMVRRFSEDAANGGLEDLHRFIADNRAMVRAELAGLPGVSVPDPDSRASVERVRIDDLTGTEVWALLREHNVYALPCRPFHWADHSQGDHTLRLALARSTDPLTRSVRALRHVLSSR, from the coding sequence ATGCTGCGAGACAAGACTGACGTGCGGGCGCCCGGCGGCGACTCCGGCAACCTCACCCAGTTGGAGTTCCTCGCCCTCAACAGCGAGTTCAACATCGCCGACGGCCACGCCCGGCAGGCGCTGACGGCCGGCCAGAGCAAGATCGTCGAAGACCTGCCGCTGCTCTTCGCCGAGGGCGAGAAGCGCCCCGTGGAGGAGCTGGAGACCGAGGCGCACGCCGCCTTCTTCACCGCGCTGGGCCAGCACAGCTACCCCGCCACCCCGGGCCGGGTCCTGAGCTGCTACTCCTCCTCGGTCGCCATGGAGATCCTCTCCCGGGCGCTGGGCGAGAGCGTCGAGTCGGTGGCGCTGGTCCACCCGACCTTCGACAACATCGCGGACCTGCTCCGCGGCAACGGCCTCAAGCTGGTCCCGCTGGAGGAGGACCCGCTGCACGGTGCCGACCTCGACCCGGCCCTCCTCAAGTCGGTGGGCTGCGTCTTCATCACCACGCCCAACAACCCCACCGGCCGCGTGGTCTCCAAGGAGCGGCTGACCCGGCTGGCCGAGCAGTGCGCCGAGTACGGCGTCGTGCTCGCCCTGGACACCTCCTTCCGCGGCTTCGACACCCGCGCGCAGTACGACCACTACGAGGTGCTGAACGCCAGCGGCGCGCGCTGGGTCGTCATCGAGGACACCGGCAAGCTGTGGCCCACCCTGGACCTGAAGGTCGGCATGCTCGTGCACGCCGAGAACCTGGGCCTGCCGGTCGAGAAGATCTACTCCGACATCCTGCTCGGAGTCTCGCCGCTGATCCTGGCCATGGTCCGCCGGTTCTCCGAGGACGCCGCCAACGGCGGCCTGGAGGACCTGCACCGCTTCATCGCCGACAACCGCGCCATGGTCCGCGCCGAGCTGGCCGGCCTGCCGGGCGTCAGCGTCCCCGACCCGGACAGCCGCGCCAGCGTCGAGCGGGTCCGCATCGACGACCTCACCGGCACCGAGGTCTGGGCGCTGCTGCGCGAGCACAACGTCTACGCGCTGCCCTGCCGGCCGTTCCACTGGGCCGACCACTCCCAGGGCGACCACACCCTGCGGCTGGCGCTCGCCCGCTCGACCGACCCGCTGACCCGGTCGGTCCGCGCGCTCCGGCACGTCCTGTCCTCGCGTTGA
- the gntD gene encoding guanitoxin biosynthesis L-enduracididine beta-hydroxylase GntD has protein sequence MLTLHLQDDDVAAIDSVVDELIRRYDSVESTEFQAESRLYADELPRRVRRALHEYRSTEKSGIMVVSGLPVDDTTLGRTPAERRTKPESTSLRQDIAFYLIANLLGDPIGWATQQDGRIMHDIYPVRGFEHEQIGWGSEETLTWHTEDAFHPLRTDYLGLMCLRNPDGVETTTCDIADVVIDDATREILSQKRFRILPDDAHRIHGEASEDEDERAAALRRRSRERVAAALEAPDPTAVLFGDPDDPYICIDPHYMRGVQGEEEQRALDTIGAAIDKAMSGVVLQPGDIVFVDNYRVVHGRKPFRARFDGTDRWLRRLNVARDLRKSREARLAAHTRVIY, from the coding sequence GTGCTGACGCTCCACCTGCAGGATGACGACGTCGCCGCGATCGATTCCGTGGTCGACGAACTCATCCGGCGTTACGACTCCGTGGAATCCACGGAGTTCCAGGCCGAGAGCCGCCTTTACGCGGATGAGCTTCCGCGTCGGGTGCGGCGGGCGCTCCACGAATACCGAAGCACCGAGAAGTCCGGGATCATGGTCGTCAGCGGCCTGCCGGTGGACGACACGACGCTGGGCAGGACCCCGGCGGAGCGCCGGACCAAGCCGGAGTCCACGTCGCTGCGCCAGGACATCGCCTTCTACCTGATAGCCAACCTGCTGGGTGATCCCATCGGATGGGCCACCCAGCAGGACGGCCGGATCATGCACGACATCTACCCCGTGCGGGGCTTCGAGCACGAGCAGATCGGCTGGGGCAGCGAGGAGACGCTGACCTGGCACACGGAGGACGCCTTCCACCCGCTGCGCACCGACTACCTGGGCCTGATGTGCCTGCGGAACCCGGACGGCGTGGAGACCACCACCTGCGACATCGCGGACGTGGTGATCGACGACGCGACACGGGAGATCCTGTCCCAGAAACGTTTCCGCATCCTCCCCGACGACGCCCACCGCATCCACGGCGAGGCGTCCGAGGACGAGGACGAGCGGGCCGCGGCGCTGCGCCGGCGCAGCCGGGAACGCGTGGCCGCCGCGCTGGAGGCGCCCGACCCGACGGCCGTGCTCTTCGGCGACCCGGACGACCCGTACATCTGCATCGACCCCCACTACATGCGCGGTGTCCAGGGCGAGGAAGAACAGCGCGCACTCGACACCATCGGCGCGGCCATCGACAAGGCGATGTCCGGCGTCGTGCTCCAGCCCGGAGACATCGTCTTCGTGGACAACTACCGCGTCGTGCACGGCCGCAAGCCCTTCCGGGCCCGGTTCGACGGCACGGACCGCTGGCTGCGGCGGCTGAACGTCGCCCGGGACCTGCGCAAGTCGCGCGAGGCCCGGCTGGCCGCGCACACCCGCGTCATCTACTGA
- a CDS encoding acyltransferase family protein: MQTRPSKPNLKSLTGLRFLAMLPVFLTHAAFEGVFTDADASWGFLNVMGTSGYLAVSFFFVLSGFVITWSVRPGDTARAFWRRRFFRVFPNHVTSWALALVLVLTVGTGIGLLPSVTQLFLLQSWVPDPAFTDTGNSVSWSLAVDVVFYGLFPALLALVNRIAPKRLWYWVIGTAVAAAVVPAVGLAVLPDTPEMPLSGVSESQYWFAYFLPLFRMLECFLGMLMARIVLTGVWIRLPVLPAVVLLVLAYWAAQQVPYLYRLSAVTALPVALLTAAVAVADAEGRGTPFGNRVMVWFGELSFAFYLLHNLVLKYGHLLLGHTEVDGEQVGRTWDVPGGVAVIAGGFVVSVLLAWLLHNGVEKPAMRRWSRPRKARTTASAGGSSRPADAVPAGEVLAP, from the coding sequence ATGCAAACGAGACCGTCCAAACCGAACCTGAAGTCCCTGACCGGCCTGAGATTTCTGGCCATGCTGCCCGTCTTCCTCACCCACGCGGCGTTCGAGGGCGTCTTCACGGACGCCGACGCGAGCTGGGGCTTCCTCAACGTGATGGGCACCAGCGGATATCTGGCGGTGTCGTTCTTCTTCGTGCTGAGCGGCTTCGTCATCACCTGGTCGGTCCGGCCGGGCGACACCGCGCGCGCCTTCTGGCGGCGCCGCTTCTTCCGGGTCTTCCCCAACCACGTCACCTCCTGGGCGCTGGCCCTGGTGCTGGTGCTGACGGTGGGCACCGGCATCGGCCTGCTGCCGTCGGTGACCCAGCTCTTCCTGCTCCAGTCGTGGGTGCCCGACCCCGCGTTCACCGACACCGGCAACAGCGTGAGCTGGTCGCTCGCGGTGGACGTGGTCTTCTACGGGCTGTTCCCGGCGCTGCTGGCGCTGGTGAACCGGATCGCCCCGAAGCGACTGTGGTACTGGGTGATCGGCACCGCCGTCGCGGCGGCCGTCGTGCCCGCGGTGGGGCTCGCCGTGCTGCCGGACACCCCCGAGATGCCGCTGAGCGGGGTCTCCGAGAGCCAGTACTGGTTCGCGTACTTCCTGCCGCTCTTCCGGATGCTGGAGTGCTTCCTCGGCATGCTGATGGCCCGGATCGTGCTCACCGGTGTGTGGATCAGGCTGCCGGTGCTGCCCGCCGTCGTCCTGCTGGTGCTCGCGTACTGGGCCGCGCAGCAGGTGCCGTACCTGTACCGGCTGAGCGCGGTGACGGCGCTCCCGGTGGCGCTGCTGACGGCCGCGGTCGCGGTGGCGGACGCCGAGGGACGGGGCACCCCGTTCGGGAACCGGGTCATGGTCTGGTTCGGCGAGCTGTCCTTCGCGTTCTACCTGTTGCACAACCTCGTCCTGAAGTACGGGCACCTGCTGCTCGGCCACACCGAGGTGGACGGCGAGCAGGTGGGCCGTACCTGGGACGTTCCGGGCGGTGTCGCCGTGATCGCCGGCGGCTTCGTGGTGTCCGTCCTGCTGGCGTGGCTGCTGCACAACGGCGTGGAGAAGCCCGCCATGCGCCGCTGGTCCCGGCCGCGCAAGGCCCGGACGACCGCTTCCGCGGGCGGCTCGTCCCGCCCGGCCGACGCCGTTCCGGCCGGCGAGGTACTGGCGCCCTGA